In the Candidatus Zymogenus saltonus genome, one interval contains:
- a CDS encoding MFS transporter, protein MKKDLRRFVPSTKPLTLKEIILYNLAGFSFNIYDTILYAWVMYFYITATTGHAQYITTMLVGVILFGGRILDALTDPFIGYMSDRTKTRWGRRKPYMFISYPILFISFVLVWTPPVNGTHIYNALYLGAVLFFYYWSYTGVLIPWFAMLPEMSRDNQERVKIASIGVAIGVFAALLAGGIAPILYQKTGAFMMALVFGLVGFIVGEFGLFGTRERYRPDLEEETPGFFTAMKATFQDRQVLSFAIMIMLVQLTYQLMLMIVPFLTTLVLGLEEGMSSIILGEVIFLMGAVVPLWFYLLSKFPKRNVFRGIIVTMIVGFVGCYFIGEYPFGSPLVQAMLIIPIAAIPIGGMFTAVLGIISDLTDLGELKTGKRREAIYFGIYGIVRKFGWAFSSIILTGVFTIFDPSGKPTVFGVRVVWLMCAAVCLLGLLAFIPYKLGDTKEETKKIMGL, encoded by the coding sequence TTGAAGAAGGATTTAAGAAGATTTGTGCCAAGCACCAAACCGCTGACCCTCAAGGAGATCATCCTTTACAACCTCGCCGGATTCTCATTCAATATTTATGATACAATTTTATACGCCTGGGTCATGTACTTCTACATCACCGCCACAACCGGACACGCCCAATATATCACCACGATGCTCGTCGGGGTCATCCTCTTCGGGGGGAGGATTCTGGACGCCCTGACCGACCCGTTCATCGGGTACATGAGCGACCGGACGAAGACGAGGTGGGGACGAAGGAAGCCGTACATGTTCATCTCGTACCCCATCCTCTTCATCTCGTTTGTCCTTGTCTGGACGCCCCCCGTAAACGGCACTCACATATACAACGCCCTCTACCTCGGCGCCGTACTCTTTTTCTATTACTGGTCATACACCGGGGTCTTGATCCCCTGGTTCGCAATGCTCCCCGAGATGAGCAGGGACAACCAGGAGCGGGTGAAGATCGCCTCGATAGGCGTCGCCATCGGCGTATTTGCGGCGCTCCTCGCCGGGGGTATCGCCCCCATCCTCTACCAGAAAACGGGCGCCTTTATGATGGCGCTGGTATTCGGACTCGTGGGCTTTATAGTCGGGGAGTTCGGCCTTTTCGGCACGAGGGAGCGCTATCGGCCCGATCTGGAAGAGGAGACACCCGGCTTTTTTACCGCGATGAAGGCGACTTTTCAGGACAGGCAGGTCCTCTCCTTCGCGATAATGATCATGCTCGTTCAGCTCACGTACCAGCTTATGCTCATGATAGTCCCGTTCCTGACGACACTGGTGCTCGGCCTGGAGGAGGGGATGTCCTCCATAATCCTGGGAGAGGTGATATTTCTCATGGGGGCCGTGGTCCCGCTCTGGTTCTACCTCCTGTCGAAGTTTCCAAAGCGCAACGTCTTTCGGGGGATCATCGTCACTATGATCGTGGGATTTGTCGGCTGCTACTTCATCGGCGAGTACCCATTCGGCTCCCCCCTCGTTCAAGCGATGTTGATAATCCCAATAGCGGCGATACCCATCGGGGGGATGTTCACCGCTGTTCTTGGGATCATCTCGGACCTGACAGACCTGGGGGAGCTCAAGACCGGAAAGAGACGGGAGGCTATCTACTTCGGCATCTACGGGATAGTGAGGAAGTTCGGCTGGGCCTTCTCCTCCATCATACTGACCGGCGTCTTCACGATCTTCGACCCGAGCGGCAAGCCGACGGTATTCGGCGTCAGGGTGGTGTGGCTCATGTGCGCGGCGGTCTGCCTCCTGGGGCTTTTGGCGTTCATACCGTATAAGCTTGGCGACACAAAGGAGGAAACGAAAAAGATCATGGGGCTGTAG
- a CDS encoding DUF3467 domain-containing protein: MLDNDKQSNKTIDVKVIPTRDTESKRIYANYFTVNHGPFDFTFTFCDARPPLTDTEKNDVIDSKIMAASVQVEIAIPIGLMEPIIKALKTNYDIYKKSYGKDEK; the protein is encoded by the coding sequence ATGTTGGATAATGATAAACAATCAAATAAGACAATTGATGTTAAAGTAATCCCAACGAGAGATACCGAATCTAAAAGGATCTATGCCAATTACTTTACAGTTAATCACGGGCCTTTTGACTTTACTTTTACATTTTGTGATGCGAGACCACCACTAACTGATACAGAAAAAAATGATGTGATTGATTCTAAAATTATGGCTGCATCAGTTCAAGTAGAAATAGCCATACCAATTGGATTAATGGAGCCTATTATTAAAGCCCTTAAAACAAATTACGATATATATAAAAAATCTTATGGCAAAGATGAAAAATAA